The following proteins are co-located in the Paraburkholderia phytofirmans PsJN genome:
- a CDS encoding YodC family protein gives MQLARRLMRRPKPTFRAGDVLKLKSGGRPMTVTWSGPVLFAPGNWLICQWFSDAGELQQEMFPEETLERTSRVLAA, from the coding sequence ATGCAACTGGCCAGGCGGCTCATGAGGCGGCCGAAACCCACGTTTCGCGCGGGCGACGTTCTGAAGCTGAAGTCAGGCGGCCGCCCGATGACTGTCACCTGGAGCGGCCCGGTGCTGTTCGCGCCGGGCAACTGGCTGATCTGCCAATGGTTTAGCGATGCCGGCGAGCTGCAGCAGGAGATGTTTCCGGAGGAGACCCTGGAGCGGACGAGCCGCGTGCTCGCCGCCTGA
- a CDS encoding CopD family protein gives MSIDGLWIGQVAMAALMNVAFAFAVGSALLGAWLAKDAQQKISPARLAWLRAQRSMLTATVVLVLADLGWLLYQAASMSGVGLPAAIGVVPTVLTQTHVGYGWSLAFAGALVLLGTAMASHTGMLRNALLWLAVVAIAAGKASLGHAADAGPASAAIAMQTLHVLVTSVWGGLAMAAGLAVLPALGTSTARGMLIRTATQVSNVSVVAVALVLLSGIFNAVRGSGGSFEAIELSTWGHVLMLKLALVALALVLGGLNRFLALPRLRRTASTMDAHTFVNVLYLEALAMIGVFVAAAALSHSVPAFAALGLG, from the coding sequence ATGAGCATCGACGGACTCTGGATCGGGCAGGTCGCCATGGCCGCGCTCATGAACGTCGCGTTTGCGTTTGCCGTCGGTTCGGCGTTGCTCGGCGCGTGGCTCGCCAAGGACGCCCAGCAGAAGATCTCGCCCGCGCGCCTTGCCTGGTTGCGCGCGCAACGCTCGATGCTAACGGCCACCGTCGTGCTGGTGCTTGCGGATCTCGGCTGGCTGCTGTATCAGGCGGCGTCGATGAGCGGCGTCGGGTTGCCGGCCGCCATCGGCGTGGTGCCGACCGTGCTGACGCAAACCCATGTCGGTTACGGCTGGAGCCTTGCGTTTGCCGGCGCGCTAGTGCTGCTCGGCACGGCCATGGCAAGTCATACGGGCATGCTGCGCAATGCGCTCCTGTGGCTCGCGGTCGTCGCGATCGCCGCCGGCAAGGCGTCGCTGGGTCATGCTGCGGATGCCGGCCCGGCCTCGGCCGCGATCGCCATGCAAACGCTGCACGTGCTCGTCACCAGCGTGTGGGGCGGTCTGGCGATGGCGGCGGGGCTCGCGGTTCTGCCGGCACTCGGCACCTCGACCGCGCGCGGTATGTTGATCCGCACGGCGACGCAGGTGTCGAACGTGTCGGTGGTGGCGGTTGCGCTCGTGCTGCTCTCCGGCATTTTCAACGCAGTGCGGGGTTCGGGTGGCTCGTTCGAGGCGATTGAACTCAGTACGTGGGGACACGTGCTGATGCTCAAGCTCGCGCTGGTCGCGCTCGCGCTCGTGCTCGGCGGACTCAACCGCTTTCTGGCGCTGCCGCGCCTTCGCCGCACGGCCTCGACAATGGACGCCCACACCTTCGTCAACGTGCTGTATCTGGAAGCGCTGGCGATGATCGGCGTGTTCGTCGCGGCGGCCGCGCTGTCGCATAGCGTGCCGGCGTTCGCCGCGCTCGGACTCGGTTGA
- the copC gene encoding copper homeostasis periplasmic binding protein CopC, which yields MKLLNFSRPALRASMLGAAALLVTSTAFAHAHLGSSEPAANAEVAAPSEVTIHFTEPLEPAFSKITLADISGKAAAPAESQVDEQDGRVMHLPLPQLGAGRYAVHWIAVATDGHRTQGDFAFIVK from the coding sequence ATGAAGCTACTTAATTTTTCCCGTCCGGCGTTGCGAGCGTCGATGCTCGGCGCCGCGGCGCTGCTCGTGACGTCCACGGCATTCGCCCATGCGCATCTGGGCTCAAGCGAGCCGGCCGCCAACGCCGAAGTCGCCGCGCCCTCCGAAGTGACGATTCATTTCACCGAGCCGCTCGAACCGGCCTTCAGCAAGATCACGCTTGCCGACATCAGCGGCAAGGCGGCCGCACCGGCTGAGTCGCAGGTCGACGAGCAGGACGGCCGGGTCATGCATCTGCCGCTGCCGCAGTTGGGCGCCGGCCGCTATGCGGTGCACTGGATCGCGGTAGCCACGGACGGCCACCGTACCCAAGGCGACTTTGCGTTTATCGTCAAATGA
- a CDS encoding c-type cytochrome, protein MELRVSSRRIFRPLLALLLIGSAGVYSAAKAQTQPKAPDTMEARVQGCTACHGTHGQGTDNDYFPRLAGKPADYLYNQLQNFREGRRKYPPMNYLVTYLSDDYLHQIATYFSQQRPPYPPPAKPTVSSSTLARGQQIVLNGDASKQIPACAACHGKTLTGMQPAIPGLVGLHSDYISAQLGAWRSGSRHAIAPDCMHTIATRLTDEDVNAVAAWLSTQQAPQNPVPAPARSMKTPLACGSEPQ, encoded by the coding sequence ATGGAGTTACGCGTGTCTTCAAGACGCATTTTCCGCCCGTTGCTCGCCCTTCTGCTGATCGGCTCCGCGGGCGTCTATAGCGCTGCGAAAGCGCAGACTCAACCGAAAGCCCCCGATACGATGGAAGCGCGCGTGCAAGGCTGTACGGCCTGCCACGGCACGCATGGCCAAGGTACGGACAACGACTACTTCCCTCGCCTCGCGGGCAAGCCGGCCGACTATCTGTACAACCAGCTGCAGAATTTCCGCGAAGGGCGCCGCAAGTACCCGCCCATGAACTACCTCGTCACGTATCTCTCGGACGACTACCTTCATCAGATCGCCACGTATTTCTCGCAACAGCGTCCTCCGTATCCGCCGCCGGCCAAGCCGACGGTATCGTCGAGCACGCTCGCGCGCGGCCAGCAGATCGTGCTGAACGGCGACGCCTCGAAGCAGATTCCCGCTTGCGCGGCCTGCCACGGCAAGACATTGACCGGTATGCAGCCGGCTATCCCGGGTCTGGTCGGCCTGCACTCCGATTACATCAGCGCGCAACTCGGCGCATGGCGCTCGGGCTCGCGCCATGCCATCGCGCCTGATTGCATGCACACCATCGCCACGCGTCTGACCGACGAAGACGTGAACGCCGTTGCCGCCTGGCTTTCCACGCAACAGGCCCCACAAAACCCCGTGCCGGCTCCGGCCCGCTCGATGAAGACTCCGCTTGCCTGCGGCAGCGAACCGCAATAA
- a CDS encoding c-type cytochrome, producing MKRKSLFALSAVVVVAAAALVPVLWSGGDHLHNGTAMAATPADQAALIKQGEYLARAGDCIACHTVRGGKQFAGGLPMATPFGTMFTPNITPDDQYGIGKWTQDDFYRAMHTGRSKDGSLLYPGFPFTSYTKVTRADSDAIYAYLRSVTPVNVPSRPHELKFPFNQRNMLIGWRTLFFREGEYKPDPTKSVEWNRGAYLIEGLGHCGMCHTSINAMGGPVSSAAFAGGLIPLQNWYAPSLTSNKEAGLGDWETKDIADLLKTGVSNRGAVFGPMAEVVHNSLQYMSDADINAMATYLKTIPQKSEAPEPLQLETSEKFGGELLKQGQKIYADNCAKCHAENGLGMPPAFPPLANNQSIQMPSAVNPIRMVLNGGYPPSTDANPHPYGMPPFAQALSNQEVAAVVTYIRMSWGNHGTAVSPQQVSDLRSAPLD from the coding sequence ATGAAACGCAAGTCTTTGTTCGCCCTCTCGGCAGTCGTCGTCGTTGCGGCTGCCGCACTCGTTCCCGTCCTGTGGTCGGGCGGCGACCATCTACATAACGGCACGGCCATGGCGGCAACGCCCGCCGACCAGGCCGCGCTGATCAAGCAAGGCGAGTATCTCGCCCGCGCCGGCGACTGTATCGCCTGCCACACGGTGCGCGGCGGCAAGCAGTTCGCCGGCGGTCTGCCCATGGCCACGCCGTTCGGCACCATGTTCACGCCGAACATCACGCCTGACGACCAGTACGGTATCGGCAAGTGGACGCAGGACGACTTCTACCGCGCCATGCACACCGGCCGTTCGAAAGACGGCAGCCTGCTGTATCCGGGCTTCCCGTTCACCAGCTACACGAAGGTCACGCGCGCCGACTCGGACGCGATCTACGCGTATCTGCGTTCGGTCACGCCGGTGAACGTGCCGAGCCGTCCGCACGAACTGAAATTCCCGTTCAACCAACGCAACATGCTGATCGGCTGGCGCACGCTGTTCTTCCGTGAAGGCGAGTACAAGCCGGATCCGACCAAGTCGGTCGAATGGAACCGTGGCGCGTATCTGATCGAAGGCCTCGGCCATTGCGGCATGTGCCACACGTCGATCAACGCCATGGGCGGCCCGGTCAGCTCGGCGGCATTTGCCGGCGGCCTGATTCCGCTGCAGAACTGGTACGCGCCGTCGCTCACGTCGAACAAGGAAGCCGGCCTCGGCGACTGGGAAACCAAAGACATCGCCGATCTGCTGAAGACCGGCGTGTCGAACCGCGGCGCCGTGTTCGGTCCGATGGCCGAAGTGGTTCACAACAGCCTGCAGTACATGTCGGACGCGGACATCAACGCCATGGCCACGTACCTGAAGACGATTCCGCAGAAGAGCGAAGCGCCTGAACCGCTGCAACTCGAAACGTCGGAAAAGTTTGGCGGCGAACTGTTGAAGCAAGGTCAGAAGATCTACGCCGACAACTGCGCAAAGTGCCACGCGGAAAATGGCCTCGGCATGCCGCCGGCCTTCCCGCCGCTCGCGAACAACCAGTCGATTCAGATGCCTTCGGCGGTCAACCCGATCCGTATGGTGCTGAACGGCGGTTACCCGCCGAGCACGGATGCCAACCCGCATCCGTACGGCATGCCGCCGTTTGCTCAAGCGCTGTCGAATCAGGAAGTCGCGGCGGTTGTGACGTACATCCGTATGTCGTGGGGCAACCACGGTACGGCCGTCTCGCCGCAGCAAGTATCCGATCTGCGTTCGGCGCCGCTCGACTAA
- the trhA gene encoding PAQR family membrane homeostasis protein TrhA, which yields MHVGERFNSITHLVGAVLSVAGLATLVTMGALDGDAYKVVSFSVYGAMLFVLYAISTLYHSVRNPRAKAVLQKCDHSAIYLLIAGSYTPFTLVTLRGPWGWSLFGVSWGLAALGIVQELTLGRRTRSVSMVLYVLMGWLALVAVRPLVEALPAAGTAWLVAGGVIYSVGIYFFINDERIRHGHGIWHLFVLAGSLCQFVSVARYVA from the coding sequence GTGCATGTCGGGGAGCGTTTTAACAGCATTACCCACCTCGTCGGCGCCGTTTTGTCGGTGGCGGGTCTTGCAACGCTCGTAACGATGGGCGCGCTCGACGGCGACGCGTACAAGGTGGTCAGCTTCAGCGTATACGGTGCGATGCTGTTCGTGCTGTATGCTATCTCGACGCTTTACCACAGCGTGCGCAATCCGCGTGCGAAGGCGGTTCTGCAGAAATGCGACCATTCGGCGATCTACCTGCTGATCGCCGGCAGCTACACTCCGTTCACGCTCGTCACATTGCGCGGACCGTGGGGCTGGTCGCTATTCGGCGTAAGCTGGGGGCTTGCCGCTCTCGGCATCGTGCAGGAATTGACGCTGGGGCGACGCACCCGCAGCGTTTCGATGGTGCTGTATGTTCTGATGGGATGGCTCGCGCTCGTGGCCGTCCGCCCGCTGGTTGAAGCCTTACCGGCAGCGGGTACCGCCTGGCTCGTGGCCGGCGGAGTCATCTACAGCGTCGGCATCTACTTCTTCATCAACGACGAGCGCATCCGGCATGGACATGGTATCTGGCACCTGTTCGTACTGGCGGGCAGTCTGTGTCAATTCGTCAGTGTCGCGCGCTATGTCGCATGA
- a CDS encoding DEAD/DEAH box helicase: MSFDSLGLSEPLVRAVHELGYTTPTPIQTQAIPAVLNGGDLLAGAQTGTGKTAGFTLPILQRLNTMPAVTTGSGKRAVRALILTPTRELAAQVEESVRAYGKYLKLKSTVMFGGVGINPQIGALRSGVDIVVATPGRLLDHMQQKTIDLSHLEILVLDEADRMLDMGFIHDIKRVLAKLPPKRQNLLFSATFSDEIKTLADNLLDSPALIEVARRNTTAETVAQKIHPVDRDKKRELLTHLIKQHNWFQVLVFTRTKHGANRLAEQLTKDSISALAIHGNKSQSARTRALAEFKDGTLQVLVATDIAARGIDIDQLPHVVNYDLPNVPEDYVHRIGRTGRAGATGEAISLVCVDELQLLKDIEKLIKRPVPQEVIAGFEPDPTAKPEPILRRGQGGGGGGGRSPRQGQGAPKRDGAGSAKPAQRSGQRPANGQQQPKPQGAKPAGNGGQPRRDGQRHDDRPRAVAHEGSAAQHAPRKPQGAKPQGGNPGALLGGAKPRNDAPRGGQPTRSGQRGR, from the coding sequence ATGTCTTTTGATTCCCTCGGCTTGTCCGAACCGTTGGTCCGCGCTGTACACGAACTCGGCTACACCACTCCGACTCCGATCCAGACGCAAGCGATTCCCGCCGTGCTCAATGGCGGCGACCTGCTGGCCGGGGCGCAAACCGGCACCGGCAAGACTGCCGGCTTTACGCTGCCGATCCTGCAACGTCTGAACACCATGCCCGCCGTGACGACCGGCTCGGGCAAGCGCGCGGTGCGCGCGCTGATCCTCACGCCTACGCGTGAACTGGCCGCGCAGGTCGAAGAAAGCGTGCGCGCGTACGGCAAGTATCTGAAGCTGAAGTCGACCGTGATGTTCGGCGGCGTCGGCATCAATCCGCAGATCGGCGCGCTGCGCAGCGGCGTGGATATCGTCGTCGCGACGCCGGGCCGTTTGCTCGACCACATGCAGCAGAAGACCATCGACCTGTCGCATCTCGAGATTCTCGTACTTGACGAAGCCGATCGCATGCTCGACATGGGTTTCATCCACGACATCAAGCGCGTGCTGGCGAAGCTGCCGCCGAAGCGGCAGAACCTGCTGTTCTCGGCCACCTTCTCCGACGAGATCAAGACGCTCGCCGACAATCTGCTCGACTCGCCGGCGCTGATCGAAGTCGCGCGCCGCAATACGACCGCCGAAACGGTGGCGCAGAAGATTCACCCGGTGGATCGCGACAAGAAGCGCGAACTGCTCACGCATCTGATCAAGCAGCACAACTGGTTTCAGGTGCTGGTGTTCACGCGTACCAAGCACGGCGCCAACCGTCTCGCCGAGCAACTGACCAAAGACAGCATCAGCGCCCTGGCGATTCACGGCAACAAGAGCCAGTCGGCTCGCACGCGCGCGCTCGCCGAGTTCAAGGACGGCACGCTGCAGGTGCTGGTCGCGACTGACATCGCGGCGCGCGGTATCGATATCGACCAGCTGCCGCACGTGGTCAACTACGATCTGCCGAACGTGCCGGAAGACTACGTGCACCGCATCGGCCGCACGGGTCGCGCGGGCGCGACGGGCGAAGCGATCTCGCTGGTGTGCGTCGACGAACTGCAGTTGTTGAAGGACATCGAGAAGCTGATCAAGCGTCCGGTGCCGCAGGAAGTGATCGCCGGTTTCGAACCAGATCCGACTGCGAAGCCGGAACCGATTCTGCGTCGCGGCCAAGGTGGCGGCGGCGGTGGTGGTCGTTCGCCGCGTCAGGGTCAAGGCGCACCGAAACGTGATGGCGCGGGTTCGGCAAAACCGGCGCAGCGCTCGGGTCAACGCCCGGCGAACGGTCAACAGCAGCCGAAGCCGCAAGGTGCGAAGCCGGCCGGCAATGGCGGCCAGCCGCGTCGCGACGGTCAGCGTCACGACGACCGGCCGCGCGCCGTCGCGCATGAGGGCAGCGCCGCGCAGCATGCGCCGCGCAAGCCGCAAGGCGCGAAACCGCAAGGCGGCAATCCGGGTGCGTTGCTGGGCGGCGCCAAGCCGCGCAACGACGCGCCGCGCGGTGGCCAGCCCACGCGCAGCGGTCAACGCGGCCGTTAA
- a CDS encoding ferritin-like domain-containing protein, protein MHTELNHVMPWRIEDIDLTRIDRQKAVANEDLLLLLCASSFIESGSDLYTSNLSTFFNGDPEVSAWLNQEWEPEELQHGRALKTYIAYVWPEFDWDTAFRNFMEEYSLTCSVEDFEKTRALEMVARCVVETGTATLYRAIGECSDEPVLKQITDNIRTDEVRHYKHFFKYFKKYNKIEGNGRLAVLGALMRRVMEIKNEDSEIALRHVFATRYPERVHDSTYNRERAARINALVRRNLSADMCVKMLLKPLDLPARIQPGVHYPLAKITQHVFFR, encoded by the coding sequence ATGCACACTGAGCTGAACCATGTCATGCCCTGGCGGATCGAGGACATCGACCTCACCCGCATTGATCGGCAAAAGGCCGTCGCCAACGAAGATTTGCTGCTGTTGCTGTGCGCGTCTTCGTTTATCGAAAGCGGCTCCGATCTTTACACGAGTAATCTGAGCACTTTCTTTAACGGCGATCCTGAGGTCTCGGCCTGGCTCAACCAGGAGTGGGAGCCGGAAGAGTTGCAGCATGGCCGCGCGCTCAAGACGTATATCGCTTATGTGTGGCCCGAATTCGACTGGGACACGGCGTTTCGTAATTTCATGGAAGAGTATTCGCTGACCTGCTCAGTGGAGGACTTCGAAAAGACCCGCGCGCTCGAGATGGTCGCGCGCTGCGTGGTGGAAACCGGCACGGCGACCTTGTATCGCGCGATCGGCGAATGCTCGGACGAGCCGGTGCTCAAGCAGATCACCGACAACATCCGCACCGACGAAGTCCGTCACTACAAGCACTTTTTCAAGTACTTCAAGAAGTACAACAAGATCGAAGGCAACGGCAGGCTCGCCGTGCTCGGCGCGCTCATGCGCCGCGTCATGGAGATCAAGAACGAAGATTCGGAGATCGCTTTGCGGCACGTGTTCGCGACGCGTTATCCGGAGCGCGTGCACGACTCGACTTATAACCGCGAACGCGCGGCGCGTATCAATGCGCTGGTGCGACGCAATCTGTCGGCCGACATGTGCGTGAAGATGCTGCTCAAGCCGCTCGATCTGCCGGCGCGGATTCAGCCCGGCGTGCATTACCCGCTCGCCAAGATCACGCAGCATGTGTTCTTTCGCTGA
- a CDS encoding MFS transporter, producing the protein MQTHASPSATASPHSAQAPLSKAMVRRIVFSSSVGNALEWFDFLVYGYFATIIAKEFFPMKDEWLSTLLAIATFGISFLMRPLGAVVLGIYGDRKGRKAALTLAIALMMVGTFTMAVMPPYASIGIAAPILILLARLVQGFAVGGEFGSATAFMVEHSASRRGYYASWQFASQGLAAITAAAFGSLLTAWMPPAQLNDWGWRLPFVFGLLVGPVGYYIRSHLDETPEFLALREAREAREVAGARSTASEEKDASFASQWVNLLLAVGIVAQSTVGVYVLQLYMPMYAVKQLHMPAAASFGVVVLNGGLQFLLSPVMGALSDRIGRIRIMLTTSILMGTLIYPMFALLQSHPTIGWLLLLQGTAGIFKAAYSGPMPALMSEIFPTQVRSTGLSIGYSIGVTIFGGFAPTIVETFIHLTGDKLAPSYYVLIAAVLSGLSLAVVAWRMRRVRLMHGVQIA; encoded by the coding sequence ATGCAGACCCACGCGTCGCCTTCGGCGACAGCTTCCCCTCATTCCGCGCAAGCGCCGCTTTCCAAAGCGATGGTGCGGCGGATCGTGTTTTCGTCGTCGGTCGGCAATGCGCTCGAGTGGTTCGATTTTCTGGTCTATGGCTACTTCGCGACCATCATCGCCAAAGAGTTTTTTCCGATGAAGGACGAGTGGCTTTCCACACTCCTTGCCATCGCCACCTTCGGCATCTCGTTTCTGATGCGGCCGCTGGGCGCGGTCGTGCTCGGCATCTACGGCGACCGCAAAGGCCGCAAGGCGGCGCTGACGCTCGCCATCGCGCTGATGATGGTCGGCACCTTCACGATGGCGGTGATGCCGCCGTATGCGTCGATTGGAATCGCCGCGCCGATCCTGATTCTGCTCGCGCGGCTCGTGCAAGGCTTCGCGGTGGGCGGTGAGTTCGGCAGCGCGACTGCTTTCATGGTCGAACATAGCGCGTCGCGCCGCGGCTATTACGCGAGCTGGCAGTTCGCGAGCCAGGGGCTTGCGGCGATTACGGCCGCCGCGTTCGGCTCGTTGTTGACCGCATGGATGCCGCCCGCGCAACTGAATGACTGGGGCTGGCGCCTGCCGTTCGTGTTCGGTTTGCTGGTCGGCCCGGTGGGCTATTACATCCGTTCGCACCTTGACGAGACGCCGGAGTTCCTCGCGCTGCGCGAGGCGCGTGAGGCGCGTGAAGTGGCCGGCGCTCGCTCGACGGCAAGCGAAGAGAAGGACGCGTCGTTCGCCAGCCAGTGGGTCAACCTGCTGCTCGCGGTCGGCATCGTCGCGCAATCCACGGTAGGCGTCTACGTATTGCAGCTCTACATGCCGATGTACGCCGTCAAGCAGTTGCACATGCCGGCGGCGGCATCGTTCGGCGTGGTGGTGCTCAACGGCGGCCTGCAATTCCTGCTCTCGCCGGTGATGGGCGCGTTGTCCGATCGCATCGGCCGGATTCGCATCATGCTAACCACGTCGATCCTGATGGGCACGCTGATCTATCCGATGTTCGCGCTGCTGCAGTCTCATCCGACCATCGGCTGGTTGCTCCTGTTGCAGGGCACGGCGGGCATTTTCAAGGCGGCTTATTCCGGGCCGATGCCCGCATTGATGTCCGAAATCTTTCCGACGCAAGTGCGCTCGACGGGTCTTTCAATCGGTTACAGCATCGGCGTGACGATCTTCGGCGGCTTCGCGCCCACGATCGTCGAAACCTTCATTCATTTGACTGGGGACAAACTTGCGCCAAGTTACTACGTGTTGATTGCCGCGGTGCTGTCGGGACTTTCGCTCGCGGTCGTGGCGTGGCGCATGCGCCGCGTGCGTCTAATGCACGGCGTTCAGATCGCCTGA
- the ggt gene encoding gamma-glutamyltransferase yields the protein MTGFNWQNPYPTPRLPVFARNIVSTSHPLAAQAGLRMLWKGGNAVDAAIAAAAAITVVEPVSCGLGGDAFALVWDGKKLHGLNASGVSPAAWNVDYFKRKYGEENGLAKQPKRGWDAVTVPGVIAGWEALHQKFGSLPFADLMEPAIEIAERGHAVASIVAYKWAAAVPELKDLPGFAQTFMPRGRAPEVSELVRFPGHAKTLRKLAEQGPRAYYEGEIAEQIAAFAREGGGALTLDDLRSYKADWVEPIGKDYRGYTVHEIPPNGQGIAALIALGILEKFDVKELAVDSVESQHLQIEAMKLAFADVYRYVADPRSMEVTPEQMLDDAYLTSRAKLIDHKRATQFDFGMPKAGGTIYMSVADERGMMVSFIQSNYMGFGSGIVVPDSGIAMQNRGCGFSMDPKSPNVVEGGKRPFHTIIPSFLTQQVNGQQEAVMSFGVMGGDMQPQGHLQSIVRMLDYGQQPQAACDAPRWKVNRDFTIDIESTLDPKTAEALQKLGHTIKSVDDPYMDFGSGQYIWKLDRNDPERGYVAASDSRRDGLAAGF from the coding sequence ATGACTGGCTTCAACTGGCAAAACCCTTATCCGACGCCGCGTCTGCCTGTATTCGCGCGCAACATCGTTTCGACTTCGCATCCGCTCGCGGCGCAAGCCGGGCTGCGCATGCTGTGGAAAGGCGGCAATGCCGTCGATGCTGCGATCGCGGCCGCCGCCGCCATCACCGTCGTCGAGCCGGTCTCGTGCGGGCTGGGCGGCGACGCGTTCGCGCTGGTATGGGACGGCAAGAAGCTGCATGGCCTCAACGCGTCGGGCGTGTCGCCGGCGGCGTGGAACGTCGATTACTTCAAGCGCAAATACGGCGAGGAAAACGGTCTGGCGAAGCAACCGAAACGCGGCTGGGACGCGGTGACGGTGCCCGGCGTGATCGCCGGCTGGGAAGCGCTGCATCAGAAATTCGGCTCGCTGCCGTTCGCCGACCTGATGGAGCCGGCCATCGAAATCGCCGAGCGCGGTCACGCGGTGGCGAGCATCGTCGCTTATAAGTGGGCCGCCGCCGTGCCGGAACTGAAGGACCTGCCGGGCTTCGCGCAAACCTTCATGCCGCGCGGCCGCGCGCCGGAAGTGAGCGAACTGGTGCGCTTTCCCGGCCATGCAAAGACGCTGCGCAAGCTCGCCGAACAGGGCCCGCGCGCGTACTACGAAGGCGAGATCGCCGAGCAGATCGCCGCGTTCGCCCGTGAAGGCGGCGGCGCGCTGACGCTCGACGATCTGCGCAGCTACAAAGCGGATTGGGTCGAGCCGATCGGCAAGGATTATCGCGGCTACACGGTGCATGAGATTCCGCCGAACGGGCAGGGCATCGCGGCGCTGATCGCGCTGGGCATTCTCGAAAAATTCGATGTGAAGGAACTGGCGGTCGACAGCGTCGAGTCGCAGCATTTGCAGATCGAAGCCATGAAGCTGGCCTTCGCCGACGTCTACCGCTACGTCGCCGATCCACGTTCGATGGAAGTCACGCCAGAGCAGATGCTCGACGACGCCTACCTCACCTCGCGCGCCAAACTGATCGATCACAAGCGCGCCACGCAGTTCGACTTCGGCATGCCGAAGGCCGGCGGGACCATCTACATGTCGGTGGCGGACGAGCGCGGCATGATGGTCAGCTTCATCCAGTCGAACTACATGGGCTTCGGCTCGGGCATCGTGGTGCCGGATAGCGGCATCGCCATGCAGAACCGCGGCTGCGGTTTCTCGATGGACCCGAAGTCGCCGAACGTGGTGGAAGGCGGCAAGCGGCCGTTCCACACCATCATCCCGTCGTTCCTTACGCAGCAGGTGAACGGCCAGCAGGAAGCGGTCATGAGCTTCGGCGTGATGGGCGGCGACATGCAGCCGCAAGGCCACCTGCAATCCATCGTGCGGATGCTCGACTACGGTCAGCAGCCGCAGGCCGCGTGCGACGCGCCGCGCTGGAAGGTCAATCGCGATTTCACGATCGACATCGAATCGACGCTCGATCCGAAGACCGCCGAGGCCTTGCAGAAGCTCGGCCACACGATCAAGTCGGTCGACGATCCGTATATGGACTTCGGCTCCGGCCAGTACATCTGGAAGCTCGATCGCAACGATCCGGAGCGCGGCTATGTGGCGGCAAGCGATAGCCGCCGTGACGGGTTGGCCGCGGGGTTTTAG
- a CDS encoding DeoR/GlpR family DNA-binding transcription regulator, which translates to MTRDPRLTLNARQQELLEWVQRDGFVTVDDLAAHFDVTPQTIRRDVNWLADMNLLRRYHGGASLPTSSENVSYTARQRMFHDEKRRIAALVATHIPDQASLFINLGTTTEEVARALNRHRGLRVITNNLNVASMMSGYPDCEVLVTGGIVRPWDKGIVGELAIDFIRQFKVDFAIIGTSSIETDGTLRDFDTREVRVAEAIIQHARTVFLAADNSKFGRPALVRQGHLDQIDALFTDIAPPAEMAETLTAANCQVYIAD; encoded by the coding sequence ATGACCCGAGACCCCCGCCTGACTCTCAATGCTCGGCAACAGGAACTGCTGGAGTGGGTGCAACGCGACGGCTTCGTGACCGTGGATGACCTCGCGGCCCACTTCGACGTGACGCCGCAGACGATCCGCCGCGACGTCAACTGGCTCGCCGATATGAACCTGCTGCGCCGCTACCACGGCGGCGCAAGTCTGCCGACCAGTTCCGAAAACGTCTCCTATACGGCGCGTCAGCGCATGTTCCATGACGAAAAGCGTCGCATTGCGGCGTTAGTGGCCACTCACATTCCCGATCAGGCTTCGCTCTTCATCAATCTCGGCACCACCACCGAAGAAGTGGCGCGCGCACTCAATCGGCATCGCGGCCTGCGCGTGATCACCAACAACCTGAACGTCGCCAGCATGATGAGCGGCTATCCGGATTGCGAGGTGCTGGTGACCGGCGGCATCGTGCGACCGTGGGATAAAGGTATCGTCGGCGAGCTGGCGATCGATTTCATCCGGCAGTTCAAAGTGGACTTCGCGATCATCGGCACGTCGAGCATTGAAACGGACGGCACGCTGCGCGACTTCGACACGCGCGAGGTTCGCGTGGCGGAGGCCATCATCCAGCATGCACGCACCGTTTTCCTCGCCGCCGACAACTCGAAATTCGGCCGCCCTGCGCTGGTTCGCCAAGGCCATCTCGATCAGATCGACGCCTTGTTCACGGACATTGCACCACCCGCCGAGATGGCCGAAACGCTCACAGCTGCCAATTGCCAAGTGTATATCGCCGACTGA